GTCCATTTGATACCCACCGCGATGGTTTTATCATGGGCGAAGGTGCAGGTGCATTGGTCCTGGAAGAATATGAACATGCTGTAAAACGCGGCGCTCATATTTATGGCGAAGTGCGCGGCGCGGCTATGACTGCCGATGCCTACCACATGACAGCAACCCACCCCGAAGGCCTGGGTGCAGCTAAAGGTATGCAGCTGGCTTTAGAGGAGGCTGGAGTTTCTATTTTCGATGTAGATTATGTGAACATGCATGCCACTTCAACACCAGTGGGCGATCTATCCGAACTGAAAGCCATACAGGTATTAACCAAAAATGAAAAGAACAATATACAGATCAGCGCTACCAAATCCATGACCGGACACTTGCTGGGTGCGGCAGGAGCCATTGAGGCTATTATCTGTTTGCTGGCCATGCGCGACAGCCTGATACCACCTACCATTAATACTACTGAGCTTGACCCTGCAGTACCCGGCAGCATGAATATTATTTTAGGGGAAACTATCAGTCATCCGGTGAATTTAACCATGAGTAATACCTTTGGTTTTGGCGGGCACAATGGTATTGCAGTATTTGGTAAAGTGTAAATACAAAACTTTTTAAAGCTTGAATTTTAACAAATTTTCGATCGAAAACAGAGTAAAATGAATCGATAATTGAGTTTTTTAATAGCGTTTTAAGTTTGCTTTAACGCTTTTAACAAATTTTTGATGGTTTTTGAAAATTTAAAAAGTATTAGGTTTTCGATATGCTACATGAATTAAAACCGGTTGATTTTTGACCTTGTTTTATCTTAACCAAACAGCCCGGTTATCTGCTAAAGATAACCGGGCTGTTGTTTTGATATGGTGTGCGGGAAATTGAGGTGGATTTTAAGTTACCACATCATCGATTCCCCGACTCTGTATAGCATGCGATTATTAATGTTGTGTTTGTTTTTTTACGGTATTAATGAGCTCTCTTCGTTCGGTTGTCCACGTCGTTCCTCAACAATAACATGATTTTGATCACCACCGCCGTTGTTGGTGTTGTCACCAACAACAATCTGCACGAGTAATTAACCAGCGCGTATAATGTTGGTGACAACACCAACATTGGCGGAACTGTAGAGCGTTTAAAAAAACATCTGCCGACTATTTAGGCTAAAGCCTTTCATCATTCATGCTCATGTTCCGTTGGCTGAAGCCAAACGGCAATGAATGAAAAACAAGGCCGATAGAAAATATCAATTCATTGCCGTCCCATTTATGGGGCGGGAAAATGATCACAAAAGTGGCTTTAGCCAAAATCAGCCGGAAATTTTAAGACTCTTGCACTGAAGGATACTCATTATTTTCTCTTAAAGAAAATCAAATAACTTGTAAGGAATGGAGTTATTGTACGACTAAAGTCGTATGAATACAAAATATCAACAATACGCGCCTTTGATTTTAAGATTGGTGATGGGATTTGGTTTTGTGGCGCATGGCTGGGTGAAACTGAGCCGCGGGCCGGCGGGCTTTGAAAAGCTGATCACGCAGGCGGGTGTTCCCTTTCCGCATTTTACTTCATGGCTGGTACCCTTAACCGAAGTTGGGGGAGGACTTGCCCTCATGACAGGGAGTTTTACCACCCTGGTGGCAATTCCGCTCATCATAACCATGGTGGTAGCCATAATCACCGTGCAATTTAAACTGGGTTTCAGCTCAGTAAATACCATTGGCTTAACGCCTCAGGGACCTAAGTTTGGTCCTCCCGGTTATGAGATAAACCTGTTGTATATTGCCGGGCTAATATCGCTGATGATCACCGGTGCCGGAGCATTTTCTGTAGATGCTTGGTTTGCAAAACGTTTGAAAAAGCGGGCTGTCACCCTGAGCTCCGTCGAAGGGTAGAGCGCAGAGGCCTGTCCACCATGCTTCGACGGAGCTCAGCATGACACCCTTTTCTGTTGCTGTCACGTGATAGTTTATTATTGAAAAAAGTAGAAGTAAAGGCCTTTTTAATTGCTCTAACGCGTATTTTTTCGTATTTTTAAAGATGCCGGACAAGCTATCTGCAGGGCGCCCCGAGTTTAAAGAAGCCCTGAAATTTTGGTTCAAATTAGGCTGGATCAGCTTTGGTGGTACAGCCGGTCACATCGCCATCATGCATGATTTTTTAGTAGATAAAAAGAAGTGGATCAGTAACAGCCGCTTTTTTCATGCATTAAGTATCTGTATGTTATTGCCGGGCCCTGAGGCACAGCAACTGGCCATTTATATAGGCAAACAATTGCATGGCCGTAAAGGCGGGCTGGTAGCCGGCATTCTGTTTGTGCTGCCCTCCATGTTCATCCTGTTTGGCCTCAGCATCATTTATGTATGGTACGGAAACCTGCCCTGGATATATGCCCTATTTAACGGACTGAAGCCTGCCGTGATTGCCATTATTATAGGAGCTTTGTTTAAGGTAGGGCAAAAATCGCTACAAGGTATTCTGCATTATGTGGTGGCAGGTATGGCATTTATCTGTATCTTCTTTTTTAATATACCCCTGCTTGCCATCATTATCGCCACTATTTTGTTGGCGCTTCTTATCCGGTATGCCTTTCCTGGCATTTTAAAAGGTGATGCCGGGCAGGAAGAGCAACAAGCGGCCAATGAGCAGGAGTATTTTATCAATAAATTTTCAACCGTAAACCAGCCATTTCAACCCAAACAACTGATGCTGCAATTGCTGGTGTTCCTGTTGCTGTG
This region of Mucilaginibacter inviolabilis genomic DNA includes:
- a CDS encoding DoxX family protein encodes the protein MNTKYQQYAPLILRLVMGFGFVAHGWVKLSRGPAGFEKLITQAGVPFPHFTSWLVPLTEVGGGLALMTGSFTTLVAIPLIITMVVAIITVQFKLGFSSVNTIGLTPQGPKFGPPGYEINLLYIAGLISLMITGAGAFSVDAWFAKRLKKRAVTLSSVEG
- the chrA gene encoding chromate efflux transporter produces the protein MPDKLSAGRPEFKEALKFWFKLGWISFGGTAGHIAIMHDFLVDKKKWISNSRFFHALSICMLLPGPEAQQLAIYIGKQLHGRKGGLVAGILFVLPSMFILFGLSIIYVWYGNLPWIYALFNGLKPAVIAIIIGALFKVGQKSLQGILHYVVAGMAFICIFFFNIPLLAIIIATILLALLIRYAFPGILKGDAGQEEQQAANEQEYFINKFSTVNQPFQPKQLMLQLLVFLLLWLLPFALFYLFSPDFLFWKTLILFFTQTAFFTIGGSYTVLPYVAQFAVSKLSWLSKSQMVDGFALAETTPGPLIIVVGFVGFMAGFNHFHASVAMGSIALFATIFYTFLPCFLYVFAGGPLIEKSHGSEVMSQILKLVTAAVVGVILNLTLFLGKDVVFPGGLSWHHLNVLSLVWIGVSLVLMQRFKLNVVYLILLSLVLGLVRFVLKV